Proteins encoded within one genomic window of Lysinibacillus sphaericus:
- the hemC gene encoding hydroxymethylbilane synthase: MRKIIVGSRRSKLALTQTNWFINELKAAGVPFEFEVKEIVTKGDQILDVQLSKVGGKGLFVKEIEQALFDKEIDFAVHSMKDMPAVLPEGLVIGCIPPREDARDAFISKGHVKFADLPAGAVVGTSSLRRSAQLLTLRPDIEIKWIRGNVDTRLAKLETDEYDAIILAAAGLKRLGWSDDVVTEFLSVEDCLPAVAQGSLGIECRQDDAELLAELAKLTDSATWKEAHAERAFLAAMDGGCQVPIAGYAKYNGEEITLTGLVAAPDAAVIYKETVVGTDAEAIGNELADMLTKQGAYDLIQRVKAEQDAK, from the coding sequence TTGAGAAAAATTATTGTAGGTTCTAGGAGAAGTAAATTAGCATTAACGCAAACAAATTGGTTTATCAATGAGCTAAAGGCAGCAGGTGTGCCGTTTGAATTTGAAGTAAAAGAAATTGTTACTAAAGGCGATCAAATTTTAGATGTTCAACTTTCTAAAGTTGGTGGTAAAGGACTTTTTGTAAAAGAAATTGAACAGGCGCTTTTTGACAAGGAAATTGATTTTGCGGTTCATTCGATGAAAGATATGCCTGCCGTACTACCAGAAGGTTTAGTAATTGGTTGTATTCCACCTCGTGAGGATGCGCGCGATGCATTTATTTCTAAAGGTCATGTGAAATTTGCAGATCTTCCTGCAGGAGCAGTAGTGGGGACAAGCTCTCTTCGACGAAGTGCTCAACTCTTAACATTACGTCCTGATATTGAAATTAAATGGATTCGCGGAAATGTCGATACACGTTTAGCAAAACTTGAAACAGACGAATATGATGCGATTATTTTAGCGGCCGCAGGTTTAAAGAGATTGGGTTGGAGCGATGATGTCGTAACAGAGTTTTTATCAGTGGAAGACTGTCTTCCAGCTGTAGCACAAGGGTCTTTAGGGATTGAATGTCGACAAGACGATGCTGAATTATTAGCTGAACTAGCAAAATTAACTGACAGTGCTACATGGAAAGAAGCACATGCAGAGCGTGCTTTCTTAGCTGCTATGGATGGTGGTTGCCAAGTGCCTATCGCAGGTTATGCCAAGTATAATGGGGAAGAAATTACACTAACAGGGTTAGTTGCCGCACCAGATGCCGCAGTTATTTATAAAGAGACGGTAGTAGGTACTGATGCCGAAGCAATTGGTAATGAACTAGCTGACATGTTAACGAAACAAGGTGCCTATGATTTAATTCAACGTGTTAAGGCAGAGCAAGATGCTAAATAA
- the hemA gene encoding glutamyl-tRNA reductase — translation MHTIVVGLNYKSAPVEIREKLSFVESELPQAMEALQKQKSILENVIVSTCNRTEIYAVVDQLHTGRHFVKQFLANWFNLPVETFSSYLTIREEDEALEHLFKVTAGIDSMVLGETQILGQVKKSFLNGQEIGTTGTVYNQLFKQAVTFAKRAHSETAIGENAVSVSYAAVELAKKIFGSLQRKHVAILGAGKMGELAIENLYGNGVGKVTVINRTFEKAESLAAKFQGEAKSMRELQCSLLEADILITSTGATDFVIDYELMQLVERLRKGKPLFMVDIAVPRDIDPRVGDLPNVFLYDIDDLQGIVEANLAERERAAAEITQMIDKEVVQFKDWFATLGVVPVISALRKKANQIQQETMISIENKMPELTDRERKILSKHTKSIINQLLKEPILQAKEMANSPKANEQLRLFQQIFGIEDAVEDEVDMMSKQELERKERLRSSQTPTEPKYSF, via the coding sequence ATGCATACCATCGTAGTAGGCTTGAATTATAAATCAGCGCCAGTTGAAATTAGGGAAAAGCTATCTTTCGTAGAAAGCGAGTTACCGCAAGCAATGGAAGCGCTGCAAAAACAAAAAAGCATATTGGAAAATGTTATCGTTTCAACTTGTAATCGAACAGAAATATATGCAGTCGTCGATCAATTGCATACTGGACGTCACTTTGTGAAGCAATTTTTAGCAAATTGGTTCAACTTGCCTGTGGAGACTTTTTCTTCTTACTTAACAATTCGAGAAGAAGATGAGGCATTAGAACATTTATTTAAAGTTACAGCTGGAATTGATTCAATGGTGCTTGGTGAAACACAAATTTTAGGACAAGTGAAAAAAAGCTTCTTAAATGGACAAGAGATTGGGACGACAGGTACGGTCTACAATCAGTTATTTAAACAAGCAGTTACATTTGCGAAGCGAGCACATAGTGAAACAGCTATTGGGGAGAATGCGGTATCTGTTTCTTATGCAGCAGTAGAATTAGCAAAGAAAATTTTTGGATCTTTACAACGCAAGCACGTCGCTATTTTAGGGGCAGGTAAAATGGGTGAACTTGCTATCGAGAACTTGTATGGTAACGGCGTAGGAAAAGTGACGGTTATTAATCGTACTTTTGAAAAAGCTGAAAGTTTAGCAGCCAAGTTCCAAGGTGAAGCGAAGTCAATGAGGGAATTACAATGCTCACTACTTGAAGCGGATATTTTAATTACGTCCACAGGTGCGACAGATTTTGTCATTGATTATGAGCTCATGCAACTTGTTGAACGTTTGCGTAAAGGTAAACCACTGTTTATGGTCGATATTGCGGTACCCCGTGATATTGATCCACGTGTTGGTGATCTGCCAAACGTATTCTTATATGATATCGATGATTTACAAGGTATTGTTGAAGCTAACTTAGCAGAGCGCGAACGTGCGGCAGCGGAAATTACGCAAATGATTGATAAAGAAGTTGTTCAATTTAAAGATTGGTTTGCAACGCTTGGTGTCGTGCCAGTCATTTCAGCTTTACGTAAAAAAGCAAACCAAATTCAACAAGAAACAATGATCAGTATTGAAAATAAAATGCCAGAGTTAACGGATCGAGAACGTAAGATTTTAAGTAAGCATACAAAATCAATTATTAATCAATTGTTAAAAGAGCCAATTTTACAAGCTAAGGAAATGGCAAATTCACCAAAAGCAAATGAACAGTTACGTTTATTCCAACAAATTTTTGGCATAGAGGATGCTGTGGAAGATGAAGTGGATATGATGAGCAAGCAAGAGCTTGAGCGTAAAGAACGTTTACGATCATCGCAAACACCTACTGAACCAAAGTACTCTTTCTAA
- the hemB gene encoding porphobilinogen synthase: MTNLQFQRHRRLRANAMIRSMVKETYLHKEDLIYPIFVIEGEDIKNEVQSMPGVFQFSLDNLGAEVDEVVALGIPAVILFGLPAEKDEVGTGAFHDHGIVQEATRLIKERHPELLVIADTCLCEFTDHGHCGLIEGDQILNDASLDVLARTAVSQAKAGADIIAPSNMMDGFVAAIRTGLDAAGFENVPIMSYAVKYASSYYGPFRDAADGAPQFGDRKSYQMDPSNRMEAFREAESDIEEGADFLIVKPALSYLDIIRDMKNNYTLPIVAYNVSGEYAMIKAAAINGWIEEKKVVLETLLGMKRAGSDLIITYHAKDVARWLEEK, translated from the coding sequence ATGACAAATTTACAATTTCAAAGACATCGTCGTTTACGCGCAAATGCAATGATACGATCTATGGTAAAAGAAACTTACTTACACAAAGAGGACTTAATTTATCCTATTTTCGTGATAGAAGGCGAAGATATTAAAAATGAAGTTCAGTCAATGCCAGGTGTTTTTCAATTTTCATTAGATAATCTAGGTGCTGAAGTAGATGAAGTGGTTGCTTTAGGTATCCCAGCTGTTATTTTATTTGGTTTACCAGCAGAAAAAGATGAAGTGGGGACAGGTGCTTTCCACGATCATGGAATTGTTCAAGAAGCGACACGCCTTATTAAAGAGCGTCACCCAGAGCTGTTAGTGATTGCTGATACATGTCTGTGTGAGTTTACAGACCATGGTCATTGTGGCTTGATTGAGGGCGATCAAATTTTAAATGACGCTTCTTTAGATGTTTTAGCACGTACTGCTGTTTCACAAGCAAAAGCAGGTGCAGATATTATTGCACCGTCAAATATGATGGATGGTTTTGTTGCTGCAATACGTACTGGTCTTGACGCAGCGGGCTTTGAAAATGTACCAATTATGTCCTATGCCGTAAAATATGCATCAAGCTATTACGGCCCTTTCCGTGATGCGGCTGATGGAGCACCACAATTTGGTGATCGTAAATCATACCAAATGGACCCATCCAATCGTATGGAAGCTTTCCGTGAAGCAGAATCTGATATTGAAGAAGGTGCGGATTTCTTAATCGTGAAGCCTGCCCTAAGCTATTTAGATATTATTCGAGATATGAAAAATAACTATACATTACCGATTGTTGCGTATAACGTTTCTGGTGAATATGCAATGATTAAAGCTGCAGCTATCAATGGTTGGATTGAAGAGAAAAAAGTAGTGCTTGAAACATTGCTAGGTATGAAACGAGCAGGCTCGGATCTAATTATCACTTATCATGCTAAAGATGTAGCACGTTGGTTGGAGGAGAAATAA
- the ccsA gene encoding cytochrome c biogenesis protein CcsA, with product MADLTMTRLYEVMIVLYAISLVFYFTDYFYKQVRARRIAFWLVSFVWVIQSAIIILTFIETKRFPILSLYEGILFYSWLLVTLSIILHCIARVDLPVFIINILGFLFASIFTFMPKRPTGAVGDTLISEMLFIHISFAILSYAAFTLTFVFAILYLVLYRLLKKKKWSQLWTRLPSLQQTSNWMNVSFFIGIPMLFISLILGFEWALLRLESLSIFDAKIIGSFIILVLYCCILYVNRKSKLTGTNYAWVHIYAYLLVVVNFFLGSSLSRFHLWY from the coding sequence TTGGCTGATTTGACAATGACAAGGCTCTATGAAGTGATGATCGTCTTGTATGCGATCAGTCTAGTGTTTTACTTTACTGATTACTTTTATAAACAAGTACGTGCAAGGCGGATTGCTTTTTGGCTTGTTTCATTTGTATGGGTGATTCAAAGTGCCATTATTATACTAACTTTTATCGAAACAAAGCGTTTCCCGATTTTATCTTTATATGAAGGAATTCTGTTCTATTCTTGGTTGTTAGTAACATTATCGATTATTCTCCATTGTATAGCGAGAGTCGATTTACCAGTATTTATTATCAATATATTAGGATTTTTATTTGCTAGTATTTTTACATTTATGCCGAAAAGGCCAACAGGAGCAGTAGGGGATACATTAATTTCGGAAATGCTCTTTATCCATATTTCATTTGCGATATTATCGTATGCTGCTTTCACGTTAACTTTTGTATTTGCGATATTATATTTAGTTTTATATCGCTTATTAAAAAAGAAAAAATGGTCACAATTATGGACACGTTTGCCATCATTACAGCAAACGAGCAATTGGATGAACGTATCATTTTTTATAGGGATTCCAATGTTATTCATAAGTTTAATATTAGGCTTTGAATGGGCATTATTAAGATTAGAGAGTTTATCTATCTTTGATGCGAAGATAATAGGGTCCTTTATCATTTTAGTATTATATTGTTGTATTTTATATGTGAATCGTAAAAGTAAGCTGACGGGCACTAATTATGCGTGGGTTCATATTTATGCTTATTTATTAGTTGTCGTAAATTTCTTTTTAGGAAGTAGCTTATCTCGATTCCATTTATGGTATTAG
- a CDS encoding uroporphyrinogen-III synthase produces MLNNLPLQGKTIILTGTSKTATVGDDISALGGQAVFAPLIETCEIIDPKDDAQLAFARQFNWLIFTSQNAVDAFASKMNRCHLSASHFQGKIASIGTKTTAALEKLGFQVSFMPSIFSADVFVKEFPIVAGHNPTCLFIRGEKAKTTLKDGLPFKLNEWTVYETIERHDQKQVIIDCIQQHSDVTVIFASPSAVDVYAKDIATVVGWKAVRVAAIGHITEAAIVNHGATVDIMPSIYTMQAVIEELTKVEERT; encoded by the coding sequence ATGCTAAATAATTTACCTTTGCAGGGTAAAACAATTATTTTAACTGGAACGTCTAAAACAGCAACAGTTGGAGACGATATTTCCGCTTTAGGTGGTCAGGCAGTTTTTGCCCCATTGATAGAAACTTGCGAAATTATTGATCCAAAAGATGATGCGCAATTAGCATTTGCACGTCAATTTAACTGGCTAATCTTTACGAGTCAAAATGCGGTAGATGCTTTTGCTAGTAAGATGAATCGTTGTCATTTAAGTGCAAGCCATTTTCAAGGGAAAATTGCATCGATTGGAACGAAAACGACTGCGGCATTAGAAAAGTTAGGCTTTCAAGTTAGCTTTATGCCTTCAATATTTAGTGCCGATGTCTTTGTTAAAGAGTTTCCTATTGTTGCAGGGCACAATCCAACATGTTTATTTATTCGTGGGGAAAAAGCGAAAACAACATTAAAGGATGGGCTGCCCTTCAAATTAAATGAATGGACGGTTTATGAAACGATTGAGCGCCACGACCAAAAACAAGTAATTATCGATTGTATCCAGCAACATTCAGATGTTACAGTCATTTTTGCAAGTCCTTCGGCTGTAGATGTCTATGCAAAGGATATAGCTACAGTCGTTGGATGGAAAGCGGTACGTGTGGCGGCAATCGGGCACATTACAGAAGCAGCTATTGTAAACCACGGTGCTACTGTAGACATTATGCCGAGTATTTATACTATGCAAGCAGTCATCGAGGAATTAACGAAAGTAGAGGAAAGAACATGA
- a CDS encoding VWA domain-containing protein, with translation MQYAKKALLLLACFVLAFMTVTPMVSLAATTIQDVPTTDSKYKAISWAVDNDLLALNGANNFLPNEQVTERELVTMFAKLDKNYALSYNESVAYNFYSDLYLPFEGTHVMANRSKAITRGHFARIYAAFKGLDLDEPQAVQYLYTNDISTGNTGKKTFADFNPSTKLSRGDAAEFLYRSVQNGSFAVLGLKKSAAGRDNDKVTLPAGFMGSNSGEFEEPKDNDSDFTGPDYVNNALQSIEVEKPDLIANGEDMTAITVSLKACNGDPIADDKSYTFRVTSSEGADIVNSAGEAVRNVQSDGSTVTAFVKAKKLTKSVRDTISFELINNTDPSMKCLVGEKLNAHVRYAPQPELRIDFKVYDPTNTDDNGTITPPYVQYEKPPEFFTENVIDVYGPVPLNPDADEKRFSIGQQTNVTNSLGVVQNMYLQYGGADPKYPALGYENAILQFENYNISVYLFEKILNERLKDSVTTPAKTEIMYMISEDGRPIYRIQGIDDNIASQVENINPVGTIIQLMSPKYMPEEKNLTLEHYDSVMKIYAILTGLSNYERTVLLKYQGGKLLGQVEAYKKRVEALKESADAAARPSGKDRYTQVMVTLVRPGGEPITDYQGTVKIKFDGVEKTASFVTNTSDYLNNTGGPGTAVAYFDSIIYGKSKIEATLVNKVDPRYATILKSITDKTITKEIFTNPYFSKNACSLATEVAYVVDYSSSMKRIDQTNYRGTKMMEVINQIQAKNNIVIETNTSATVLGEGSTDNVLKKDLYRTSTDKGATDIFTGIELALTKFSNDTKTSKSIIVVSDGKTSKSKMTKVINDAKKKGIKIYTVSMGKKNQINEAILTQMATETGGTYYHAIDNYQFHQVAQKIIDAILCKTAPSSCINPDDLFEEATVSIRKGYITMNARIDSNCPNVANVVVRYSSVSGDVQFDLKKRSDSVFMLTKNVQTMVDFKVNGDIEFLAYDKDGKVISQKTVKITNS, from the coding sequence ATGCAATATGCGAAAAAGGCATTGCTATTATTGGCCTGTTTTGTACTAGCCTTTATGACTGTAACACCAATGGTCTCACTAGCTGCTACAACGATTCAAGATGTGCCGACAACTGATAGTAAATACAAAGCTATTTCTTGGGCAGTTGATAATGATTTATTAGCATTAAATGGTGCGAATAACTTTTTGCCAAACGAGCAAGTAACAGAGCGAGAGCTTGTCACAATGTTTGCAAAGCTTGATAAAAACTATGCGTTATCATATAACGAAAGTGTTGCCTATAATTTTTATAGTGATTTATATTTGCCATTCGAAGGTACACATGTAATGGCAAATCGTTCAAAAGCCATTACACGAGGTCACTTTGCACGTATATATGCTGCATTTAAAGGTTTAGATTTAGATGAACCACAGGCAGTACAATATTTATATACAAATGATATTTCAACTGGCAATACAGGCAAAAAAACATTTGCTGATTTTAATCCCTCTACGAAACTATCTCGTGGTGATGCAGCCGAGTTTTTATATCGTAGTGTACAAAACGGTTCCTTTGCTGTCCTAGGTTTGAAAAAATCTGCAGCAGGTCGTGATAATGATAAAGTAACTTTACCAGCAGGCTTTATGGGTTCGAATAGCGGAGAGTTTGAAGAACCGAAGGATAATGATAGTGATTTTACAGGTCCTGACTATGTCAATAATGCTCTGCAAAGTATTGAAGTTGAAAAACCAGATTTAATTGCAAACGGTGAGGATATGACGGCGATTACAGTATCTTTAAAGGCATGTAACGGTGACCCGATTGCTGATGATAAGTCCTATACGTTCCGTGTAACGTCTTCAGAGGGAGCTGATATTGTCAATTCAGCTGGTGAAGCTGTTCGCAACGTTCAATCGGACGGTTCAACTGTAACAGCGTTTGTTAAAGCGAAAAAGCTTACAAAATCAGTACGTGATACGATTAGTTTTGAACTTATTAACAACACAGACCCTAGCATGAAGTGTCTGGTTGGAGAAAAATTAAATGCACACGTGCGTTACGCGCCACAGCCAGAATTACGCATTGACTTTAAAGTGTATGACCCAACGAATACAGATGACAATGGTACTATAACACCACCTTATGTACAATATGAAAAGCCACCGGAGTTTTTCACTGAAAATGTAATTGATGTTTACGGTCCCGTGCCATTAAATCCTGATGCAGATGAAAAGCGTTTTAGTATTGGACAACAAACAAATGTTACCAATTCTCTAGGCGTTGTACAAAATATGTATTTACAATATGGTGGCGCCGATCCGAAGTATCCTGCTCTTGGATATGAGAATGCGATTTTACAATTTGAAAACTATAATATCTCTGTATATTTATTTGAAAAAATATTGAACGAGCGTTTAAAAGATTCTGTGACGACACCAGCGAAGACTGAGATTATGTATATGATTTCAGAGGATGGTCGTCCAATTTATCGAATCCAAGGAATCGATGATAATATTGCTTCACAAGTGGAAAATATCAATCCAGTAGGTACGATTATTCAGTTAATGAGTCCAAAATATATGCCAGAAGAAAAGAATTTAACATTAGAGCATTATGATAGTGTTATGAAAATTTATGCTATATTAACGGGCTTAAGTAATTATGAACGTACCGTATTATTAAAATACCAAGGCGGTAAATTACTAGGACAAGTAGAAGCTTATAAAAAACGTGTTGAGGCGTTAAAAGAAAGTGCAGATGCTGCGGCAAGACCATCTGGTAAGGACCGATATACACAAGTTATGGTAACGTTAGTTCGTCCAGGTGGAGAACCAATTACGGATTATCAAGGAACGGTAAAAATCAAATTTGATGGTGTAGAAAAAACGGCATCCTTTGTCACAAATACTTCGGATTATTTGAATAATACAGGTGGGCCAGGGACTGCAGTCGCTTACTTTGACTCGATTATTTATGGGAAATCTAAAATAGAAGCTACTCTTGTCAATAAAGTTGACCCACGTTATGCAACAATATTGAAGTCTATTACAGATAAAACGATTACAAAAGAAATTTTTACAAATCCTTACTTTAGTAAAAATGCTTGTAGTTTAGCAACTGAAGTCGCATATGTAGTTGATTACTCTTCTTCTATGAAACGTATCGACCAAACGAATTATCGCGGTACAAAAATGATGGAAGTAATCAATCAAATTCAGGCGAAAAATAATATTGTCATTGAAACGAACACAAGTGCAACTGTATTAGGTGAAGGCAGTACAGATAATGTCTTAAAGAAAGACCTGTATCGTACATCGACGGATAAGGGAGCTACAGATATTTTTACGGGTATAGAATTAGCTCTTACTAAATTCTCAAATGATACAAAAACTTCTAAATCCATTATTGTTGTATCTGATGGAAAAACAAGTAAATCAAAAATGACAAAAGTAATTAATGATGCGAAAAAGAAAGGCATCAAAATTTACACTGTAAGTATGGGTAAGAAAAACCAAATTAATGAGGCAATTCTGACACAAATGGCTACGGAAACAGGTGGCACATATTATCATGCAATTGATAATTACCAGTTCCATCAGGTCGCTCAAAAAATAATTGATGCGATTCTATGTAAAACTGCGCCTTCAAGCTGTATCAACCCTGATGATTTATTTGAGGAAGCGACAGTATCCATCCGAAAAGGATATATTACGATGAATGCAAGAATTGATAGTAATTGTCCAAATGTTGCAAATGTCGTTGTTCGTTATTCCTCTGTCAGCGGTGATGTTCAATTTGATCTTAAAAAGCGTAGCGATAGTGTGTTTATGTTGACGAAAAATGTTCAAACTATGGTTGACTTTAAAGTCAATGGCGACATCGAGTTTTTAGCTTATGATAAAGACGGAAAAGTAATTTCGCAAAAAACTGTTAAAATTACAAATTCATAA